The following are encoded in a window of Brevibacillus ruminantium genomic DNA:
- a CDS encoding DMT family transporter, with product MAWLYLILAGIFEMVGVTMINKMHRDKNWQSVVYMLLGFGASFLFLALAMENLPMGTAYAIWTGIGASGGAIMGMLFYGESRDWRRILFICMVLGAAVGLKAIS from the coding sequence ATGGCTTGGTTGTATCTGATCCTGGCAGGGATTTTTGAAATGGTCGGGGTGACAATGATTAATAAAATGCACCGCGACAAAAACTGGCAATCCGTGGTGTATATGCTCCTCGGCTTTGGAGCAAGCTTCCTGTTTCTTGCGTTGGCAATGGAAAACTTGCCCATGGGTACGGCTTATGCGATCTGGACCGGTATTGGCGCCTCCGGCGGAGCGATCATGGGAATGCTGTTCTATGGAGAGTCCAGAGACTGGCGTCGTATCTTGTTTATTTGCATGGTGCTCGGGGCCGCGGTTGGTTTGAAGGCGATTTCGTAA